In the genome of cyanobacterium endosymbiont of Braarudosphaera bigelowii, one region contains:
- the thiL gene encoding thiamine-phosphate kinase, whose translation MRVKDIGEQKLLEKIKSFCPKSLIGDDGAVLSIDPLQKIVVTTDILVDRVHFSDTTTPPSAVGWRSISANLSDLAAMGATPVAITIGLAIPKELPVEWIESLYSGINILLNKYNIPIIGGDVCYSPTKIISITAIGKVYPNHVIKRSIAKPNQVILVTGHHGMSKAGLELLSNSHLKKYLEKEIQLKFINAHQYPEPRLDVLPYLKDIMKTHKVAGMDSSDGLADAIIQICEMSGVGAEIEQSKIPMIDKLSKYISREEALEWVLYGGEDFELVLCLPEEIAFKLLHKLGKDAHIIGRIIKEKSITLLKENSECLFLKTSGGFQHFS comes from the coding sequence ATGAGAGTTAAAGATATTGGAGAACAGAAACTTCTAGAGAAAATAAAATCATTCTGTCCTAAAAGTCTTATTGGTGATGATGGAGCGGTTCTATCTATAGATCCTTTACAAAAAATAGTAGTTACGACTGATATCCTTGTTGACAGAGTTCATTTTAGTGATACAACAACTCCCCCTAGCGCGGTTGGGTGGCGTTCTATATCTGCAAACCTATCAGATTTAGCTGCCATGGGAGCTACTCCAGTTGCTATTACTATAGGGTTAGCGATACCTAAAGAATTACCAGTTGAATGGATAGAGTCCTTATATAGTGGAATAAATATATTATTGAATAAATATAATATACCTATAATTGGAGGAGATGTTTGCTATTCTCCTACTAAGATAATTAGTATAACTGCTATAGGAAAGGTATATCCTAATCATGTTATTAAGCGCTCTATCGCTAAACCAAATCAAGTAATTCTTGTTACAGGCCATCATGGAATGTCAAAAGCGGGGCTAGAATTGCTATCAAATTCTCATTTGAAAAAATATTTAGAGAAAGAAATACAACTTAAATTTATTAATGCTCATCAATATCCTGAACCTCGTTTAGATGTTTTACCTTATCTTAAAGATATTATGAAAACTCACAAAGTAGCAGGAATGGATAGTAGTGATGGGTTGGCAGATGCAATTATTCAAATATGTGAAATGAGTGGTGTTGGTGCAGAAATAGAACAGTCTAAAATTCCTATGATAGATAAATTATCTAAATACATATCTAGAGAAGAAGCTTTAGAATGGGTTTTGTACGGGGGAGAAGATTTCGAATTAGTACTATGTTTACCTGAAGAAATAGCTTTCAAATTACTTCATAAATTAGGAAAAGACGCTCATATCATTGGTAGAATAATTAAGGAAAAATCTATTACTTTACTTAAAGAAAATTCAGAGTGCTTGTTTCTAAAAACTTCTGGAGGATTCCAACATTTTTCTTAG
- a CDS encoding glutathione S-transferase, which produces MKNIPFYTIVTINLILKNMEIQVGLALPPPQDIPEEILRHEVITEGRSELTGEVLNSLEYAEMQEKLSRSSYHPEVNTKLKHLVFLLKIRKMLKTIIPIL; this is translated from the coding sequence ATGAAAAATATCCCATTCTATACAATCGTAACGATTAATTTAATACTAAAAAATATGGAGATACAGGTAGGATTAGCGTTACCTCCTCCACAAGACATTCCTGAAGAAATACTACGTCATGAAGTAATTACAGAGGGACGTTCTGAATTAACTGGAGAAGTTCTAAATTCTTTAGAATATGCCGAGATGCAAGAAAAGTTATCTAGAAGTTCTTATCATCCTGAAGTAAATACAAAACTAAAACATCTTGTATTTTTATTAAAAATTAGAAAGATGTTAAAAACTATTATACCTATTTTATAA
- the fba gene encoding class II fructose-bisphosphate aldolase (catalyzes the reversible aldol condensation of dihydroxyacetonephosphate and glyceraldehyde 3-phosphate in the Calvin cycle, glycolysis, and/or gluconeogenesis) has translation MALVPMRLLLDHAAENNYGIPAFNVNNMEQILAIMQAANETNSPAILQASRGARKYAGENFLRHLILAAAESYPHIPIAMHQDHGNSPATCYSAIRNGFTSVMMDGSLEADGKTPASFDYNVCVTSEVVKVAHAVGSSVEGELGCLGSLETGQGEKEDGHGFEGTLSKEQLLTDPDEAVEFVENTQVDALAVAIGTSHGAYKFSRKPTGEILAINRIEEIHKRLPNTHLVMHGSSSVPQEWLNIINQYGGKIPETYGVPVEEIQKGIKSGVRKVNIDTDNRLAITAAIRECFAKDPSNFDPRHFMKPSINYMKTVCADRYQQFWAAGNASKIKQMTLEDYAAKYSRNELTTSRKS, from the coding sequence ATGGCGCTTGTACCTATGCGGCTACTTTTAGATCATGCAGCAGAAAACAATTATGGTATTCCTGCATTCAATGTAAATAATATGGAACAGATCTTAGCAATTATGCAGGCAGCAAATGAAACCAACAGTCCTGCAATTTTACAAGCTTCTCGTGGTGCCCGAAAATATGCAGGAGAAAACTTTCTTCGTCATTTAATTCTTGCAGCAGCTGAAAGCTATCCTCATATTCCTATTGCTATGCATCAGGATCATGGTAATAGTCCTGCTACTTGTTATAGTGCAATTCGTAATGGATTTACTAGTGTAATGATGGATGGCTCTCTAGAAGCAGATGGCAAAACTCCTGCCAGCTTTGACTATAACGTTTGTGTTACTTCCGAAGTAGTTAAAGTAGCTCATGCTGTAGGTTCTAGTGTAGAAGGCGAGCTTGGATGTCTAGGTTCTCTCGAAACTGGTCAAGGAGAAAAAGAAGATGGTCATGGATTTGAAGGAACTCTAAGTAAAGAACAGCTTCTTACAGATCCTGATGAAGCGGTAGAATTTGTTGAAAATACTCAAGTAGATGCCTTGGCTGTAGCTATTGGTACTAGTCATGGTGCTTATAAATTTAGCCGCAAGCCTACTGGAGAAATCTTGGCGATTAATCGTATTGAAGAAATACACAAACGTCTTCCTAATACTCATTTAGTTATGCATGGCTCCTCATCTGTACCTCAGGAATGGTTAAATATAATTAATCAATATGGTGGGAAAATACCTGAAACATATGGTGTACCTGTTGAAGAAATTCAAAAAGGTATCAAAAGTGGAGTTCGCAAAGTTAATATCGATACTGATAATCGTTTAGCGATTACAGCAGCTATTCGTGAATGCTTTGCAAAAGATCCTAGCAACTTTGATCCACGTCATTTTATGAAACCATCAATTAACTATATGAAAACAGTTTGTGCTGATCGTTATCAACAGTTTTGGGCTGCAGGTAATGCTAGCAAGATTAAACAGATGACTCTTGAAGACTATGCTGCGAAATATTCTAGAAATGAATTGACAACAAGTAGAAAAAGTTGA
- a CDS encoding ABC transporter permease — MYSGIAITLFWLFVALFAPLFQAMGILQDPTDLLNNIPRESPSINHLFGTDIRGYDVLSRTLVGSQAALKVVFLSTVFSLMIGVPSGLISGYLGGNLDKFLMFLMDTIYTIPGLLLSVTLSFILGKGIINIAIAVSISYIPQYYRIIRNHTNSIKNQLFIEAAQAMGAPPKTILYRYLFLNVIQNVPVIFTLNAADAILVLGGLGFLGLGLPEEVSEWGHDLKEALPSLSTGIWWTTLFPGLAMTSMVVGLSLIGEGISEIFIPSSQNKNK, encoded by the coding sequence ATGTACTCAGGTATAGCAATAACGCTTTTTTGGTTATTTGTTGCATTATTTGCACCATTGTTCCAAGCAATGGGTATTTTACAAGATCCAACAGATTTGTTAAATAATATTCCTAGAGAATCTCCTAGTATTAATCATTTATTCGGTACTGATATTAGAGGTTATGATGTATTATCAAGAACTTTAGTCGGTTCACAAGCTGCATTAAAAGTTGTATTTCTTTCAACTGTTTTTTCCTTAATGATAGGAGTACCATCTGGATTAATTAGTGGATATTTAGGAGGAAACCTGGATAAATTCCTTATGTTTCTTATGGATACTATTTATACTATTCCTGGGCTGTTATTATCTGTTACTTTATCTTTCATTTTAGGAAAAGGTATAATAAATATTGCAATTGCAGTAAGTATTTCTTATATTCCTCAATATTACCGTATCATACGTAACCATACGAATAGTATTAAAAATCAGCTATTTATTGAAGCAGCACAAGCTATGGGAGCTCCTCCAAAAACTATTCTATACCGCTATCTATTCTTAAATGTTATCCAAAATGTTCCAGTAATATTTACTTTAAATGCTGCGGATGCCATCTTAGTATTAGGAGGGTTAGGATTTTTAGGTTTAGGATTACCTGAAGAAGTATCAGAATGGGGACATGACTTAAAGGAAGCACTACCAAGTTTATCTACAGGAATATGGTGGACAACTCTATTTCCAGGCCTTGCTATGACATCGATGGTAGTAGGACTATCACTTATAGGCGAAGGAATTAGTGAAATATTTATCCCTTCTTCACAGAATAAAAATAAATGA
- the queG gene encoding tRNA epoxyqueuosine(34) reductase QueG: MLSTTRKIKNKAFDIGFDKIGIANPHIIYEDNAIYNLQNWLSLGYQADMAWMNNPKRFDITQCMPDIRSVITVALNYYTPHKHSNNINYGKVSRYAWGKDYHKVLKQKLKLFCKWLTKKNIKTVCYVDTGPIQEKVWAERSGIGWIAKNGNIITKEFGSWVFLGVVLTNLSLISDTPHVKHCGACRRCIDICPTKAIVSPFVVDSRRCIAYHTIENKSENLPEYIVNNLNGWVAGCDLCQDVCPWNQRFSQETNIQDFYPYPGNISLHLEEISNLTEIQWQQKFSSSSLKRIKAKAWRRNADANL, translated from the coding sequence ATGCTATCGACTACTAGAAAAATTAAGAATAAAGCTTTTGATATAGGATTTGACAAAATAGGTATCGCCAATCCTCATATAATTTATGAAGATAATGCTATTTATAATTTACAAAATTGGCTATCCTTAGGATATCAAGCAGATATGGCATGGATGAATAATCCTAAACGTTTTGACATTACTCAATGCATGCCAGATATCAGATCAGTTATCACTGTTGCTTTAAATTACTATACTCCTCATAAGCACTCAAATAATATAAATTATGGTAAGGTTTCTCGTTATGCTTGGGGCAAAGATTATCATAAAGTGTTAAAGCAGAAGCTAAAGCTTTTCTGCAAATGGTTAACTAAGAAAAATATAAAGACTGTTTGTTACGTTGATACAGGACCTATACAAGAAAAAGTTTGGGCAGAGCGTTCAGGGATTGGCTGGATCGCCAAAAACGGAAATATTATTACTAAAGAATTTGGTAGTTGGGTGTTTTTAGGAGTAGTTCTAACTAACTTAAGTTTAATTAGTGATACTCCTCATGTTAAACATTGTGGTGCATGTAGACGATGTATAGATATATGTCCTACGAAAGCTATTGTTAGTCCATTTGTAGTAGATTCTAGACGTTGTATTGCTTACCATACTATTGAAAATAAATCAGAAAATCTTCCTGAATATATAGTAAACAATCTAAATGGATGGGTTGCCGGATGTGATCTTTGTCAAGATGTCTGTCCTTGGAATCAACGCTTTTCTCAAGAGACAAACATTCAGGATTTTTATCCTTATCCTGGAAATATATCACTTCATTTAGAAGAAATATCAAATCTTACAGAGATACAATGGCAGCAAAAATTTTCATCTTCTTCATTGAAAAGGATAAAAGCAAAGGCTTGGCGGAGAAACGCTGATGCAAATCTATAA
- the cobT gene encoding nicotinate mononucleotide-dependent phosphoribosyltransferase CobT — protein MFYIYSEKLLVDKWISTYNKFSPLFICILGFTETALIPDISLAGTTSEARKYTALADAEFLVKGISSSYKYSLPSLVQGISPVFITRAIIEHCQIPFYLFNTGLPSNPSFPCIDLRGKPANCLSTGKALPLNLVTKLFYHGLAWGKKLTKNSNKKYLVLGECVVGGTTTALAVLKGLGVDASQKVNSSYPYCDHNYKDLIVKEGFKKANYNFMDTPINPFELIASVGDPMQITVAGMAISASLNTGLILAGGTQMLAVYQLIKTIIKTFNYEANLENIIVGTTRWVLEDKTGDTLGLAKLIGEVPLLATQLNFSNSCYEQLQVYEEGYIKEGMGAGACAITSSISYNLTQKELLSIIEGLVNGYHIR, from the coding sequence ATGTTTTATATATATAGCGAGAAGCTTCTAGTAGATAAATGGATTAGCACTTATAATAAATTTTCTCCTCTTTTTATTTGCATTTTAGGCTTTACTGAAACTGCCTTAATTCCAGACATTTCATTAGCAGGGACTACTTCAGAAGCTAGAAAATATACAGCATTAGCAGATGCAGAGTTTTTGGTTAAAGGAATCAGTTCTTCATATAAGTATTCTCTACCATCCTTAGTTCAAGGAATTTCTCCCGTATTTATAACGCGTGCAATCATTGAACATTGTCAGATTCCTTTCTATTTATTTAATACTGGTTTACCATCAAATCCCTCTTTTCCTTGTATTGATCTGAGGGGGAAACCCGCTAATTGTTTAAGTACCGGAAAAGCATTACCTCTAAATTTAGTTACTAAATTATTCTACCATGGACTAGCTTGGGGTAAAAAATTGACTAAGAATTCAAATAAAAAATACTTAGTTTTAGGTGAATGCGTTGTAGGTGGAACAACAACAGCCCTGGCTGTTCTTAAGGGACTAGGTGTTGATGCATCACAGAAAGTTAACAGTAGTTATCCTTATTGCGACCATAACTATAAAGACTTAATAGTCAAAGAAGGATTCAAAAAGGCTAATTATAATTTTATGGATACTCCAATTAATCCTTTTGAATTAATCGCCTCGGTAGGTGACCCTATGCAAATTACCGTAGCTGGAATGGCAATTTCAGCTAGTTTAAACACTGGCTTAATACTAGCAGGAGGAACACAGATGCTCGCAGTATATCAATTAATAAAAACTATTATAAAAACGTTTAATTATGAAGCAAATTTAGAAAATATTATTGTAGGAACAACACGTTGGGTACTGGAAGATAAGACTGGAGATACATTAGGATTGGCTAAATTGATAGGGGAAGTTCCTTTATTAGCAACTCAATTAAATTTTTCTAACTCTTGTTATGAACAATTGCAAGTTTATGAAGAAGGATATATTAAAGAAGGAATGGGTGCTGGAGCATGCGCTATAACCTCTAGTATTTCCTATAATTTAACACAGAAAGAGTTGTTATCAATTATTGAAGGTCTTGTAAACGGTTATCACATCAGATAA
- a CDS encoding single-stranded DNA-binding protein: MNSFVLMAKVISNPELRYTSDTQKEITQMFVEFEGGRLEDSSRTLKVLGWGNLAANMKTNCHEGDMLIIEGRLSTNTFERKEGFKEKRIELIASNFYPIHQSSGIKTSAHPNTNFDPYKSKDDSHYNLNQLNDNSTISDNDDPIPF; encoded by the coding sequence ATGAACAGTTTTGTGTTGATGGCGAAAGTTATTAGTAATCCTGAATTAAGATATACCTCAGATACCCAAAAAGAAATAACTCAAATGTTTGTAGAATTTGAAGGTGGACGCTTAGAAGATTCATCTCGTACTTTAAAAGTTTTAGGTTGGGGTAATTTAGCTGCTAATATGAAAACGAATTGTCATGAGGGTGATATGTTGATAATCGAGGGTAGGTTGTCTACTAATACTTTCGAACGTAAAGAAGGCTTTAAAGAGAAAAGAATTGAATTAATAGCATCTAATTTTTATCCTATTCATCAAAGTTCTGGTATTAAGACTTCAGCCCACCCTAATACAAATTTTGATCCGTATAAGAGTAAAGATGATAGCCACTATAATCTAAATCAATTAAATGATAATTCTACAATCTCTGATAACGACGATCCAATTCCTTTTTAA
- a CDS encoding NAD(P)H-quinone oxidoreductase subunit M has translation MLVKYTTRHVRIFTAEVKENELVENDKILTLDIDPDNEFIWNEDILEKVYRKFDELIEFSSGEDLTDYNLNYIGSSLEDFIRDLLQKGDISYNLGGRSPNYSMGLPRVRNLETEGKYNL, from the coding sequence ATGTTAGTTAAATATACTACTCGGCATGTCCGAATCTTTACAGCTGAAGTCAAAGAAAATGAGTTAGTGGAAAATGATAAGATACTTACTCTGGATATCGATCCTGATAATGAATTTATTTGGAATGAAGACATTTTAGAGAAAGTTTATCGTAAATTTGATGAGTTAATAGAATTCTCTAGTGGAGAAGATTTAACTGATTATAATCTTAATTACATTGGTTCATCTTTAGAAGATTTTATTCGTGATCTTTTACAGAAAGGTGATATTAGTTATAACTTAGGAGGACGCTCTCCTAATTATAGTATGGGATTACCTAGGGTTAGGAACCTAGAAACCGAAGGAAAATATAATCTATAG
- the cmk gene encoding (d)CMP kinase, with the protein MSTQKNSRLIIAIDGPAGAGKSTVTRKVAKKINLNYLDTGAMYRAITWLVLKSEIALENEKAIAELIETATLYLMNNPEEEISQVFINGEEVTKYLRTLEVTEAVSLISAQVAVRNKLVKCQREMGYSRGVIAEGRDIGTNVFPDADIKIFLTASVKERAKRRLKDYKSQKLENISIHKLEKDIEARDYQDSHRKIAPLRKAIDAIEINTDRLTLEEVTSQIIYICEGYIK; encoded by the coding sequence ATGTCTACTCAAAAAAATTCTAGGCTCATTATAGCTATTGATGGGCCAGCAGGAGCTGGTAAATCCACCGTAACTCGGAAAGTAGCCAAAAAAATTAATTTAAACTATTTAGATACAGGAGCAATGTATCGAGCAATTACTTGGTTGGTATTAAAATCAGAAATTGCATTAGAGAATGAAAAGGCAATAGCAGAATTAATTGAGACAGCAACTTTGTATTTAATGAATAATCCTGAGGAAGAAATATCTCAAGTTTTTATAAATGGAGAAGAAGTAACTAAGTATCTAAGAACATTAGAAGTAACTGAAGCAGTTTCTTTAATTTCGGCTCAAGTTGCAGTAAGAAATAAATTAGTAAAATGTCAACGGGAAATGGGTTACTCTAGAGGAGTTATCGCTGAAGGGCGCGATATTGGAACTAATGTGTTTCCAGATGCAGATATTAAAATATTTCTTACTGCATCTGTAAAGGAAAGAGCAAAACGTAGACTAAAAGATTATAAGTCTCAGAAATTAGAAAATATTAGTATACATAAACTGGAAAAAGATATTGAAGCAAGAGATTATCAAGATAGTCATCGAAAAATCGCACCCCTTCGTAAAGCTATTGACGCTATTGAAATAAATACAGATAGACTTACACTTGAGGAAGTAACTTCTCAAATAATTTATATATGTGAAGGATATATTAAGTAG
- a CDS encoding inorganic diphosphatase, translating to MDLKLIPAQPKSGLVNILVEIPAGSKNKYEFDKNMQSFTLDRALHTSVHYPYDYGFIPNTVAENGDPLDAMVIMDQPTFPGCVIASRPIGMLEIVDGKEYDQKILCIPDRDIRYTYVKSLNDINVHRLNEIAEFFRTYQNLEKKTIKILGWKNVAAVSSLIEKCIKDN from the coding sequence ATGGATTTGAAACTCATTCCTGCTCAGCCTAAATCTGGTTTAGTTAATATCTTAGTAGAAATTCCTGCAGGAAGTAAAAATAAATATGAATTTGACAAAAATATGCAGTCCTTTACTTTAGATAGGGCATTGCATACCTCTGTACATTATCCATATGATTATGGTTTTATCCCAAATACAGTAGCAGAAAACGGAGATCCTTTAGATGCAATGGTAATTATGGACCAACCAACATTTCCTGGATGTGTGATTGCCTCACGTCCTATTGGTATGCTTGAGATAGTTGATGGGAAAGAATATGATCAGAAGATTTTATGTATTCCTGATAGAGATATACGTTATACCTATGTAAAATCTCTTAATGATATCAATGTCCATCGCTTAAATGAAATCGCTGAGTTTTTTCGGACTTATCAAAATCTTGAAAAAAAAACCATAAAAATCTTAGGCTGGAAGAATGTAGCGGCTGTTTCTTCTCTTATTGAAAAATGTATTAAGGATAATTAA